A stretch of the Gossypium hirsutum isolate 1008001.06 chromosome D07, Gossypium_hirsutum_v2.1, whole genome shotgun sequence genome encodes the following:
- the LOC121219167 gene encoding uncharacterized protein, whose product MEFYEEIKEEISLCTMLGNVHINFIYEEATEGGTLLDIHPYEPGKWEANIIPVPRKDGKVRMCVDYRDLNKASLKDNFSLPQIDTLVDNTTGYSLFSFMDGFSGYNQIKMYPEDMRKTIFVTLWGTFCYKVMSFALKNAGATYQKATLKLNPAKYTFRARSGKLLGFIASEKRIEIDPDKVKVEAASYVSKFLKKKIICWYGRIERIISDNALNLKNGIIAEILAELKLDEVECIQSRYDQLNLIEEKRQKAIHHGQMYQKRMMRAYNKKVHPREFHDGDLVLKKIIPLKKDFREKWMPNWEGPYIVKKDFFGGALILSEMDGKNLPNPVKKR is encoded by the exons ATGGAGTTCTatgaagaaattaaagaagaaataAGCCTATGCACAATGCTaggaaatgttcacatcaattTCATATACGAAGAAGCAACTGAAggagggaccttgttagatatccaccCTTATGAACCAGGGA AATGGGAAGCCAACATCATCCCAGTCCCTAGAaaagatgggaaagtacgaatgtgtgtggattatagagaCTTGAACAAGGCCAGCCTAAAAGACAATTTCTCATTGCCTCAGATTGACACTTTGGTGGATAATACAACAGGCTATTCActattttccttcatggatggtttttctggatacaatcagataaagatgtaTCCCGAAGACATGAGAAAGACTATATTTGTGACcctgtggggaacattttgctataaagtgatgtCATTCGCattaaagaatgcgggagcaacgtatcaaaaaGCCACA CttaagctcaatccagcaaaataCACTTTCAGAGCAAGGTCAGGAAAGCTGTTAGGCTTCATAGCTAGTGAAAAAAGAATCGAGAtcgacccagataaagtcaag gtggaagctgcttcatatgtcagtaaattcttgaaaaaaaagaTCATATGTTGGTATGGAAGGATAGAAAGaattatatctgacaatgcgctAAATTTGAAAAACGGCATAATAGCAgag ATATTGGCTGAGCTAAAGTTGGATGAAGTAGAATGtatccaatctcgatatgatcagttgaacctaatagaagaaaaaaGGCAAAAAGCTATTCACcacggtcagatgtaccaaaaaagaatgatgcgagcctacaatAAAAAAgttcatcctagagaattccacgatgGGGACCTAGTGTTGAAAAAGATTATTCCTCTAAAAAAGGATTTTAGAgagaaatggatgccaaattgggaaggaccttatatTGTAAAGAAGGATTTTTTTGGAGGAGcattgattttgagtgagatggatggtaaaaacctGCCTAATCCTGTAAAAAAAAGatag